Proteins encoded by one window of Arachis ipaensis cultivar K30076 chromosome B04, Araip1.1, whole genome shotgun sequence:
- the LOC107636134 gene encoding protein FAR1-RELATED SEQUENCE 11 → MSEGTSLVLESSENCTDLSQDEIGTIEETPEETILSRQTSVNLVPFIGQRFVSQEAAYEFYCSFAKQCGFSIRRHRTRGKDGVGRGVTRRDFTCHRGGYPQVKPSDDGKMQRNRKSSRCGCQAYLRIVKKSDFDVPEWRVTGFSNVHNHELLKSNEVRLLPAYCMRQMLRLMELEKGIKVGCLPFTEMDVRNLLQSFRNVERDNDAIDLIAMCKRLKDENPNFKYEFKIDSNNRLEHIAWSYSSSVQSYESFGDALVFDTTHRVDAYDMLLGIWLGVDNHGMTCFFGCTLLRDENMQSFSWALKAFMGFMKGKAPQTILTDHNMWLKEAIAVEMPETKHAFCIWHILSKLSDWFSVLLGSHYDEWKADFLQLYNLELMEDFEEGWRQMIDKYRLHTNKHIISLHSLRMFWALPFLRRYFFAGLTSTSQSESINAFIQRFLSAQSQLDHFVEQVADIVDFNDRAGLKQKMQRKAQKVCLKTGSPVESHAATVLTPYALSKLQDELVLAPQYASFLVDEGCFQVRHHTQTDGGCKVFWVPCQAHITCSCHLFEFSGTLCRHVLRVMSTNNCFHIPDQYLPTRWRGGSLSSVNQFRGVTTRDQPERMQFLESMVSTLIMESIETEERLDVACEQMSVALSRIKALPRPPAHGVNDITYSYSSDSLILPEVEDTDGIIHGFANPHDSIALGKLKERRARDVVDVTRKRRQFPGPLCGQYVHDPSDCSIMAGDNLGGDGLGYL, encoded by the exons ATGTCAGAAGGAACCAGTCTGGTGCTGGAATCGTCCGAGAATTGCACAGATttgtctcaggatgagattggcACAATTGAGGAAACACCAGAGGAGACAATTTTATCAAGACAGACTTCTGTCAACCTTGTTCCTTTTATTGGTCAGAGATTTGTTTCTCAAGAAGCTGCTTATGAATTCTATTGCAGTTTTGCTAAGCAGTGTGGCTTTTCAATTCGGCGACACCGCACTCGAGGGAAGGATGGTGTTGGTCGTGGAGTCACAAGGAGGGATTTTACTTGCCATCGTGGTGGATACCCCCAGGTCAAACCTTCTGATGATGGGAAGATGCAAAGGAACCGCAAATCATCTCGTTGTGGTTGCCAAGCATACTTGCGTATTGTTAAAAAGTCGGATTTTGATGTCCCTGAGTGGCGTGTTACTGGCTTTAGCAATGTCCACAATCACGAGTTGTTAAAATCTAATGAGGTGCGGCTTCTTCCGGCATACT GCATGAGGCAAATGTTAAGATTGATGGAACTAGAGAAAGGCATCAAAGTCGGTTGCCTTCCTTTTACAGAAATGGATGTGAGAAACCTGTTGCAGTCTTTCAGAAATGTTGAAAGAGACAATGATGCCATTGATCTAATTGCTATGTGCAAGAGATTAAAAGATGAAAATCCAAATTTCAAGTATGAATTCAAGATAGACAGTAATAACAGGCTGGAGCATATTGCATGGTCTTACAGCTCATCTGTTCAATCGTACGAgtcatttggagatgctttggtTTTTGACACCACACACCGAGTAGATGCCTATGACATGCTGTTGGGAATTTGGCTTGGAGTGGACAATCATGGGATGACTTGTTTCTTTGGTTGCACACTTCTACGGGATGAAAATATGCAGTCTTTTTCATGGGCTTTAAAG GCTTTCATGGGCTTCATGAAAGGAAAAGCTCCGCAAACAATATTAACTGATCATAACATGTGGCTGAAAGAAGCTATTGCTGTTGAAATGCCAGAAACAAAACATGCCTTTTGTATATGGCATATTCTTTCTAAGTTGTCTGACTGGTTTTCTGTTCTACTTGGATCTCATTATGACGAGTGGAAAGCTGACTTCCTCCAGCTCTACAATTTGGAACTGATGGAAGATTTCGAAGAAGGGTGGAGACAAATGATTGATAAATATCGACTCCACACGAACAAACATATTATTAGCCTACATTCATTAAGGATGTTTTGGGCTCTACCATTCTTGAGGCGTTACTTCTTTGCAGGATTGACCAGCACAAGTCAATCCGAGTCCATTAATGCTTTCATCCAACGGTTCTTGAGCGCTCAATCTCAATTGGACCACTTTGTTGAGCAA GTAGCAGATATTGTTGATTTTAACGACCGGGCTGGATTGAAGCAAAAAATGCAACGGAAAGCGCAGAAAGTGTGCCTCAAAACAGGCTCGCCTGTCGAATCTCATGCTGCCACTGTCCTTACACCTTATGCCTTAAGTAAACTCCAGGATGAGCTAGTTTTGGCGCCGCAGTATGCATCCTTTCTGGTGGATGAAGGTTGCTTCCAGGTCAGACATCACACTCAGACGGACGGAGGCTGCAAAGTATTTTGGGTTCCTTGTCAAGCGCACATTACCTGCAGCTGCCACCTGTTTGAGTTTTCAGGAACCTTATGCAGACATGTTCTACGTGTCATGTCGACCAATAACTGTTTTCACATCCCTGACCAATACCTACCCACCCGTTGGAGAGGTGGTAGTTTGTCTTCTGTCAACCAGTTTCGGGGCGTAACAACAAGGGATCAGCCTGAAAGGATGCAATTTTTGGAATCCATGGTTTCGACGCTTATAATGGAATCCATTGAAACAGAGGAACGCCTTGATGTTGCTTGCGAGCAAATGTCTGTGGCGCTTTCACGTATCAAAGCCCTTCCAAGGCCGCCGGCACATGGGGTGAATGACATCACATATAGTTATTCGTCGGATTCATTGATCCTACCAGAGGTAGAAGATACTGATGGAATAATTCATGGTTTTGCAAACCCCCACGATAGTATTGCCTTAGGAAAGCTAAAGGAGAGAAGGGCGAGGGATGTCGTTGATGTCACGAGGAAGCGTAGGCAGTTTCCGGGGCCGTTGTGTGGGCAATATGTGCATGATCCTTCCGATTGCTCAATAATGGCAGGTGATAATCTAGGTGGAGATGGATTAGGGTATTTGTAG
- the LOC107637621 gene encoding uncharacterized protein LOC107637621, with protein sequence MARRMAVTHADLEPRRSRTDLSSKTGAFLMVLTILLGLLCFILCLIAEATRSQVTWMNPEEKGKDGKSECVYSGSGKVPLLCATSAFVGLAIAMLMEHTYMLIAVTKSSPALLTWDPDSASAKSLTWQAAFFFLTTWLCFAVGEILLLAGLSVESGHLNKWSKARTDCYTVREGIFSAAGVFALTTVFLEAGLYLTALRAQRLCEEIANVRREVLEASAFYSSPPQSPHQRHLAAVPRENPTSIRDSAQTQGHQLLLSVFPTPFNKSYNIL encoded by the exons ATGGCAAGGAGAATGGCAGTGACACATGCAGACCTTGAACCAAGAAGAAGCAGAACAGATTTGAGTAGCAAAACTGGTGCATTTCTTATGGTTCTCACAATCTTATTAGGCCTCTTGTGTTTCATCTTGTGTCTCATTGCAGAAGCCACACGTTCTCAG GTGACATGGATGAACCCAGAAGAGAAAGGAAAGGATGGAAAATCTGAATGTGTGTATAGTGGGAGTGGGAAAGTGCCATTGTTATGTGCAACAAGTGCTTTTGTTGGACTAGCAATAGCCATGTTAATGGAGCACACATACATGTTAATAGCAGTAACAAAATCATCACCTGCTTTGCTTACATGGGATCCTGATTCTGCTTCTGCTAAATCCCTTACATGGCAAGCTGCATTTTTCTTCTTAACAACTTG GCTTTGTTTTGCAGTAGGTGAAATTCTGTTACTAGCAGGACTAAGTGTAGAATCAGGGCACCTAAATAAATGGTCAAAGGCAAGAACGGATTGTTATACGGTTAGAGAAGGCATTTTTTCTGCTGCTGGTGTTTTTGCATTAACCACAGTGTTCCTTGAAGCTGGTTTATATTTAACAGCACTTAGAGCACAAAGATTGTGTGAGGAGATAGCAAATGTTAGAAGAGAGGTTCTTGAGGCCTCTGCATTCTACTCTTCTCCGCCGCAGTCGCCGCACCAACGACACTTGGCCGCGGTTCCCCGAGAGAACCCCACATCAATTAGAGATAGTGCTCAGACTCAGGGTCATCAATTGTTACTTTCTGTGTTTCCTACTCCCTTCAACAAAAGCTATAATATTCTGTAA